The sequence below is a genomic window from Pseudomonas cannabina.
CTAAGGGAAGGTCTGAAAAAGCCTTTTCTTCAAAAGTCGAAGCCAGTAAATACAGGCGCTCCAGCCCGGTTCCTCTCCAAAAAAATGGGCTTTTTCAGAGGATACTAAGCGGGGCTGCCCGGGTGCTGGGTGTAGAGCACGCAACGGTGTCGCGTCGTATTGCTTCGCTGGAGAGGTCTCTTAACGTGAAACTGGTCGATCGCCGCAAGCGGTTGTATGAGCTGACGGATGAGGGGCGGCGTCTGGTGGTGATCGGTCGACAGATCGAGGAGCAGTCCGAAGCGGTCTGCAGGCTTGCAATTGCTGCTCAGGTTGTCCAGACCGCTGAGGTCACCATCAGTGCGCCGCCTTCGGTGGCGGTCGAAAAGCTGGTGCCACAACTGGGTGCTTTTCGCGCCATGCACCCGGGTATTGTCTTGCGCTTGTTAGGCGACAATCAGTATTCATCGTTGTCCTCCTGCCAGTCAGACTTGTGTATTCGTTTTTCCAGACCGGTCGAGAGCGGTATTGTTGCCCGACGCATTGGCACGGCGTCGTTTTCATTTTACTGCGCCCGCTTTTACCTGGAACAGCGGCGCCCTGAACAGTATGAGTTCATTGCCTATGATAATGAGTTGATGAGTCCCGCCCAGAATGGCTGGCTGAGAAACGTGGTCGGTGAGCGCCCGTTTATTCTCGAGGCGAAAACCGTGGAGTTGCAGATTCGTGCAGCCGAGGCCGGTGTGGGTATTGCGTTACTTCCCAGTTATGCGGTCGGGGAGAGCTCGCGTCTTTGCCGTGTGGAATTGTCCGCACCTCTGGACGTTGATGTGTGGCTGGGTGTTCACGAAGACTTGCGGGCAGTTCCATCTATTCAGGCGGCCATGAATTACGTAGAAAGTTGTTATCAGTAGTGCGGCTGGCGCAAGCCTGTGATTTTGTATGTAAATTGGCTGCGCGGTGAAAATATTCCCGGTCACTGATCAATTATCGTCAGTTTACAGTTCAACTTTTATTGATGAAGATTGCTACCGAGTTTGGAAACTAATGACTCGAAAATCCGAGACGTTCAGAGGTCGACTCGGCACTGTTTGATAGGTGGGGCGCTGTTGAATAATTATAAAAATAGAAGCAGTGGCAACGATCATCTCAAGCACCCTGGTTACATCATAAGGAACGCCGGAGATTCTCATGGCCAACGTAAAGATTCTCGACGTCACCTTGCGTGACGGTGGATATCGAAACAACTTTGACTTCACGGAAGATCAAGCCCGGGTCATTACCACAGGTCTGGCTGATGCGGGTGTCGATTTGTGTGAAATAGGCTATTGCAAAGGCTCGTTTTCTCCCAGGAACGAACATGGGCTGACCAGCAATGTCGATGCACTCTTCATTGAAAGAATAGTTCAGGCAGCCGCTGGACGTATTGAACTGGCCGTGATGGTTCACCCCCGCAATATCACCGTCGACGATTTCGCCATGCTCAAGGAGCAAGGTGTTTCGATGATTCGGGTCTGCCTACGCCGCGATCAACTGGACGAGGGCCTTGCGACGTTATCGCTGGCGCGTGATCACGGTTTCAGTGTCAGTGCCAATGTCACGCATGTGACATCGCAGATGCCGGGGTCAGTCCTCGATACGGCCGTTCGGGCGGAAGGTGCCGGCGCAGACATCATTTGCTGCGCGGATTCCAATGGCCATATGTTGCCCACCGAAGTGCACCGGTTGTTCAGTCGTCTTGCCAGTCGGTTGATGGTGCCACTGGGGTTTCATGCCCATAACAACCTCTCGCTGGCGTTGGCGAATGCCTCGGCGGCCATCGAAGCCGGTGCTGAATACATCGATACATCCATCTGCGGCATGGGCAAAGGGGCGGGGAATCTGCACTTGAGCATGCTCGTGGCTTATCTGGAACGCGTCGGCATCAGTCATGGCTACGACCTGGTGAACATTATCGAACTGTCAGAGGCTACGGCCCGTTCGATACCGCAGAACAATATGCCCAGCCCGCTGATGGATATCATCCTCGGTACTTACAACTTTCCTTTCGATGTCAGCCAGCGCATGAGGGAAACCATCGAACGGTTTCAGTTGACCTCCGAGTACCGTGCGATCGAGGTCATGCACCAACAGGATCAGGTCGCGCGCCTTGCCCCGCGAGCCTTGTTGTCGGGCGTCATCAATGACTTGCCCAGAGCGGCGCGCGGGGTGTCGCTATGAGCCTGCAACGCAAGCGCATCTGCGTTCTGCCCGGCGACGGGATTGGTATTGAAGTCATGGAGGCTGCGCTGCCAGTGATCGCCGCCATGAATCTGCCCTTCGACCTGATACCCGCCGATATCGGCTGGGAATGCTGGAAACGGGAGGGTGAAACGGTCCCTGCGCATACGTGGGAAGTCATGGCCAGTTGCGACGCCACCTTGCTGGGCGCGATCACCAGCAAGCCGCTGGCAGAAGCCGAGGCCGAGTTGCCAGCGGAACTTCAAGGTCATCAGCGTCGTTATATCAGCCCGGTCATTCAACTCCGGCAGAACCTTGATCTGTACGCCAATGTTCGACCCGTGACGGACATGACGGCCGAAAACCGCTTTCGCTTTGTCGTTATCCGGGAAAACACCGAGGGACTTTATGCGGGCCTGGACTTTGGCGGTATTCCTGACGCGCTCCTGCCCCTGCTCGAAGAACGGGAGGCCCTCGGCGCGCCGTGGCACAGGGAAGGCCAAGACGATGCGACCGTTACCTTGCGCCTGCAAACGCGCAGTGGACTGACGCGTATTTTTGAATACGCGTTCGATTATGCCCGCAAGAATAACTTCTCTCGTGTGACTTTCGTCGATAAGCCAATGGTGCTCAGGCACAGCAGCGCCTATGCGCGCGGTATATTCGAAGGCATTGCGCAGAAGTATCCAGAGATAGTGGGTGCTATCGAGAATGTCGACGCTGTCGCTTTGTGGATGGTGCAGCGTCCCGAGCGCTTCGGGGTGATTGTTGCCGAGAACATGTTCGGCGACATCCTTTCTGATCTGGGCGCTGGCGTCATGGGCGGTCTCGGTTTTGCGCCAAGTGGCAACTTCGGGAATTCAGGCGCTTATTTCGAACCGGTGCATGGCAGCGCGCCTGCGCATGCCGGACTTAATAAAGCCAACCCCAGTGCCATGTTCATGGCTATTGCGCTGATGCTCGAGCATTTGGGCTACCCGCAACAGGCCAACTATATTACCGACGCGGTCAGTGCTGTGTCGCGCTCGGCGGTGCGTACTTATGACATGGGCGGCTCGCACAGTACCCGGCAAGTAGGTGAAGCCATTATCCATCAGTGCGTCGAGTTGCAAGCCACCTCCTGCGGACATCAAACCGGGCAGACGTCGGCCCAGGGAGAACGTCATGTCAGCGCTCTCTGAATCTGTCTCTATCTCGCAAGCGCTGTTGAATGAGTGTGAACGCCTTGATACCGCATCGTTGTCAGACGCGCTGGACAGCCTGGGTATCAATGGCGGGCTCGCAGGCATTGCCTCGCAAGTACCGGGCACCCGGTGTGTCGGTATTGCATTTACGGTACAGTATGAGCCGGTCGATACGTCAGCCGTTTTCAAAGGGGCGGCCAACTATATTGATCAGGTTCCCGCGGGTGCAGTGATCGTTTCTTCAAATAACGGTCGTCAGGACTGCACGGTCTGGGGCGATATCATGACCCACTTTGCGCTGGCCAACGGTATCAAGGGAACTGTTATCGATGGCGTTGCACGGGATATCGATACTGTCATTCGTTGCAACTACCCGTTGTTCAGCCGTGGCCGTTTTATGCAGTCGGCAAAGAACCGCGCTCAACTCAGGGCGGTGCAAGTTACGGTCGTGATCGATGGCGTCAGCATACACCCCGGCGATCTTATTGTTTGCGATGGCAGTGGTTGTGTCGTCATTCCGCAGCCTGTTGCAGGCGAAGTGGTTCGTCGCGCTCATGCCGTGGAGCAGACAGAGCGCAGGATCATCGATGCCATCTCCGCCGGCTCGACCCTTGAGGATGCCCGTAGAGCCTGCCGCTATGACCAGCCCTGGCTCACCGATGCCGAAAAAGCCCGCTCAGGAGTTCCGTCATGAATCAGATTCCCGGATGGTCAGCGAATGCCGAGACGTCGACAGCGCTGGATGAACTGCTCGTCACACAAATGCCTGATGCGGACATTGCCCTGTTCAAAAAGGCCATGCGTCGCCTGACCTCGACCGTCACCCTTATTGCAACCGAGCATGAAGGTACACCCTACGGCATGGCCGCTTCGGCGGTCAGTTCAGTGTGCATCAGCCCGCCGTCGATTCTGGTGTGCATCAATCACAGCGCCAGTGTTTACCTGCCGCTGGTTGAGCAGGGCAAGTTTTCCGTCAGCCTGTTGCAGGCGGGCCAGGAAGAACTGGTGAGTGTTTTCGGCGGTGCAGTCAATGGTCCTGCGCGGTTTGCAAGCGGCGACTGGCAGCACGAGCAGGGCGTGCCGTACCTGCGTACGGCTCAGGCGACCCTGTTCTGTTCCGTGGCCCAACGGATTACGTACGGCACACACGAAATCATCATCGGTCTGGTCGAGAAAACCACAGTGGCCGAGTTGATCTCGCCGCTGCTCTGGCAAGACGGCAAGCCGGCGATTTCAGTACCACTGGTTGCGTAACTACTTCTTCTTATCAATGGAAACCGATTATGAAAATGGAATTGTTCGACGCTCGATCCGTCACCGATGACAAGGCGATCTATCTGGTCAACGTAGTACAGGTCAACGAGGGGGCTCAGGACCTGGCAATCGAGATACTCGAAGAAGCCGTCAGTTATGTGGCTCGCACGTACAGTGCGTTTCAGTGGAGCCGCTTGATAAAGAGCACGGACGGCAAGACGGTCATCAATCAGGCGCAATGGAGTGATCAGAAGCAGTTCGAGTCATTGTTCCAGGATGAAGAATTTCTGTCCCGCTACCGGCGTCTGGAGGAAGCCGACACTTGGGAATATCACCTTTACGGCGTGGCCGAATACATCACTCCCGAAACCGCGTTGCAAAAGGTCGGCTGATTAATCACTGGCAGAAGAGGGCAGTGGCACACGCTGCTCTCTGGTTGCACTCATTCGGTTTTGTACGGGAGATGACGCTATGGTCGCGATCAATACAGCATTGACCGCACTGCTTGGAATTGAACATCCGCTGGTCCTGGCGCCGATGGGCGGTGCGTCTGGCGGGCGTCTTGCCGCTGCGGTTTCCCGCGCGGGAGGCCTGGGGCTGGTCGGGGCCAGCTACGGCGATGCGCAATGGATGGCCAGCGAACTGGCACTGATGCGCGACGTGAAACAACCCTGGGGCGTGGGCCTGGTCATGTTTACCGTGGCGCGATGCTTCGAACTGCTTCAGCTGGCGCTGGAGTACGGCCCTGACGTGGTCGCATTGTCGTTTGGTGATGCGCGGCCTTTCATCCGGCCCATTCAGCAGGCCAATGCCAAGGTTATCGTTCAGGTACACGATGTCGATCAGGCGCATGCAGCGCTGGACGCAGGTGCCGATGCCTTGATCGTGCAGGGCGCCGAGGCCGGTGGCCACAGCCTGCGCCGTTCTTCCATGCCGTTGTTTCCGGCGGTTCGCGATGCGCTGGGCAATGACGTCGTGCTGATCGGCGCTGGCGGGATTGCCGATGGTCGCGGCATGGCGGCAGCACTCGCGCTGGGTATGGACGGCGTGATGATGGGCACGCGGTTTCTGGCATCGCAAGAGGCACTTCCTTCCGAACGGGTCAAGCAGCGGCTGTTGCAGGCGGTCGCCAGCGACACGGTGCGCACCCGGATTTTCGATCAGGTGCGCGGCATCGACTGGCCCGAGGGCTACAGCGGGCGGGTGATCGGCAATGACTTTTCCAATGCCTGGGTCGGTGAGGAACAGGCGTTTGCTGCATCAGCGGATCGGCTGCGTGCGGACTACGAGGCTGCTCTGGCTGCCGATGATGTCAGCATCAGGGCCATCTGGGCTGGCGAAGTCGCGGACCTGATCAGTGATGTGTTGCCCGCCCGGTCGATCATCGATTCAACCATGGCCGGGTACGCCAGCAGCGTCGAGCGCCTGCGCGCTGCCCGTTAATCGAGCGTCACGGATCAACGCCCGGACCCACCAGCAGTGGCGGGGCTGAGCATTTTTGCAGGAGCAAAAGCCATGAGTGAGTGCATCACGCATCAGACGTTCGGCCTCGGTCAGACCCGCGTGTTCATCCTTTCGCCGGTCATGCCGGTGTGGGATGAGGGCGGGTTCGCTCAACCATTGATCGAGCATTTCATCAAGGCGGGTCACCAGATTACGGTGTTCGATTCCCTTTCCCTGCCGGTCAAGCCTGACGAAGACTTCGGCGAATTTGCCCGACGCTGGGCGCAGGTGCTCGAGCCCTAGGGTACGCCGCAGCTTTTGGTCGGCGTTGCGCTCGGCGGAGCCTTGGCGCAAGAGCTGGCAGGCGGTTCGTACCTGAGCGCGACACCCGCATTATTGCTGCTTTCTTCGCCTGCAAAAGCCGATGCCTTGCTCGACTCGCGGCTGGGACTTATGGCGGATCTGGCAGAAGCGGGGCAGGTCGACGAGGCGAAGCGATTGCTGGACGATCTGGTGCTTCCTGAAGGCCAGAAAGCTGTTCGCAGCGATCAGCCGGTGAGCGAAGGTAACGTGTCTGTTGCGATCCAAGGACTACGTTTGACGGTGGGGTTCAGGTTGTTGGCCGGTCTGGATATCAGCGAACGTTTGCTGCATTACAAGGGCCGTGTGCTGAGTGTCTATGGCGAGAAATCACAGCTGGTCGGTGCGCAGCACGTACCGCCGGTGTTTACGGAAAATCAGTGCTCGGTGTGCGTCCCCAATGGCGGGATGCGCCCGCTGGCTGATGACTTGCCGCGGGTGCTGGAGCACATCGACCGTTTCCTGAACGTTGCGGCGGGGACCGACAGATGACCCAGTCAACCGATGAAACCCGCTTTATCGATGTTCATTACCACGCCAATCCTGACGCGTTTGTCCGCCGCCACGGCGCGATAGAGGCGGGGCGGCGCTATGCGAATGCCAAGGGCCGAGTGGTGTTGAAAAATCATCTGGGCTGCACCGCCGCGCAGGCATGGGAAGCGCGTAGCGAGGGCTTCCCGGTAAGCGGTTCGGTGGTTCTGAACGAGATTGCCGGTGGCGTCGATTACCGGGTGGTCGAGCATAGCCTTTGCTTGCGTGGCGACGAGCCCGGCCGGTTTATCGTGCATTTTCCGACCGTCACCGGCAGGACACACGCCAGCACGCTGGCCCGCAACCTGAGCCACCCGCTGTTGCGCGACAAACCCATTCAGCCAGCCAGGGTGAGCTCGCACAGCGGACGCCTTACGTCTCAGGCGCTGGATATTCTGAAAATGGCGCGTGACTATCCGCTGGTCATCTCGACCGGCCATGCCGATGCCGCTGAAGTCCGGGCGCTGATCGATGAGGCCATCAGGATCGGCGTGCCGAGGCTGATGCTCAATCAGCCCGCCAACCCTTTGACCGGCCTTAAAGCTGCGGAGCTGGCGGAGATCGGCAAAGAGCCTTCGGTGTATATCGAGCAGACGGCGCTGACGTACTTGCTGGGCTATCAGGACAAGCAGGATTTCAGCGAGGTCTTGAGTGGAGTGCCTAATGTTGTATACAGCTCTGATCTGGGGCAGACCAGTCAGATTGATATCCCTGAGTGGCTGTCGATGAGTGAGCAGTGGTTTGACGCATTCGGTTTGAGCGACGTGCGTCGTGCCGAGAT
It includes:
- a CDS encoding NAD(P)H-dependent flavin oxidoreductase, which produces MVAINTALTALLGIEHPLVLAPMGGASGGRLAAAVSRAGGLGLVGASYGDAQWMASELALMRDVKQPWGVGLVMFTVARCFELLQLALEYGPDVVALSFGDARPFIRPIQQANAKVIVQVHDVDQAHAALDAGADALIVQGAEAGGHSLRRSSMPLFPAVRDALGNDVVLIGAGGIADGRGMAAALALGMDGVMMGTRFLASQEALPSERVKQRLLQAVASDTVRTRIFDQVRGIDWPEGYSGRVIGNDFSNAWVGEEQAFAASADRLRADYEAALAADDVSIRAIWAGEVADLISDVLPARSIIDSTMAGYASSVERLRAAR
- a CDS encoding antibiotic biosynthesis monooxygenase produces the protein MKMELFDARSVTDDKAIYLVNVVQVNEGAQDLAIEILEEAVSYVARTYSAFQWSRLIKSTDGKTVINQAQWSDQKQFESLFQDEEFLSRYRRLEEADTWEYHLYGVAEYITPETALQKVG
- a CDS encoding nucleoid-structuring protein H-NS; protein product: MANVKILDVTLRDGGYRNNFDFTEDQARVITTGLADAGVDLCEIGYCKGSFSPRNEHGLTSNVDALFIERIVQAAAGRIELAVMVHPRNITVDDFAMLKEQGVSMIRVCLRRDQLDEGLATLSLARDHGFSVSANVTHVTSQMPGSVLDTAVRAEGAGADIICCADSNGHMLPTEVHRLFSRLASRLMVPLGFHAHNNLSLALANASAAIEAGAEYIDTSICGMGKGAGNLHLSMLVAYLERVGISHGYDLVNIIELSEATARSIPQNNMPSPLMDIILGTYNFPFDVSQRMRETIERFQLTSEYRAIEVMHQQDQVARLAPRALLSGVINDLPRAARGVSL
- a CDS encoding RraA family protein, which encodes MSALSESVSISQALLNECERLDTASLSDALDSLGINGGLAGIASQVPGTRCVGIAFTVQYEPVDTSAVFKGAANYIDQVPAGAVIVSSNNGRQDCTVWGDIMTHFALANGIKGTVIDGVARDIDTVIRCNYPLFSRGRFMQSAKNRAQLRAVQVTVVIDGVSIHPGDLIVCDGSGCVVIPQPVAGEVVRRAHAVEQTERRIIDAISAGSTLEDARRACRYDQPWLTDAEKARSGVPS
- a CDS encoding LysR family transcriptional regulator, which codes for MKLVDRRKRLYELTDEGRRLVVIGRQIEEQSEAVCRLAIAAQVVQTAEVTISAPPSVAVEKLVPQLGAFRAMHPGIVLRLLGDNQYSSLSSCQSDLCIRFSRPVESGIVARRIGTASFSFYCARFYLEQRRPEQYEFIAYDNELMSPAQNGWLRNVVGERPFILEAKTVELQIRAAEAGVGIALLPSYAVGESSRLCRVELSAPLDVDVWLGVHEDLRAVPSIQAAMNYVESCYQ
- a CDS encoding DUF6282 family protein, whose amino-acid sequence is MTQSTDETRFIDVHYHANPDAFVRRHGAIEAGRRYANAKGRVVLKNHLGCTAAQAWEARSEGFPVSGSVVLNEIAGGVDYRVVEHSLCLRGDEPGRFIVHFPTVTGRTHASTLARNLSHPLLRDKPIQPARVSSHSGRLTSQALDILKMARDYPLVISTGHADAAEVRALIDEAIRIGVPRLMLNQPANPLTGLKAAELAEIGKEPSVYIEQTALTYLLGYQDKQDFSEVLSGVPNVVYSSDLGQTSQIDIPEWLSMSEQWFDAFGLSDVRRAEIALLNPQRMLAI
- a CDS encoding flavin reductase family protein, with the translated sequence MPDADIALFKKAMRRLTSTVTLIATEHEGTPYGMAASAVSSVCISPPSILVCINHSASVYLPLVEQGKFSVSLLQAGQEELVSVFGGAVNGPARFASGDWQHEQGVPYLRTAQATLFCSVAQRITYGTHEIIIGLVEKTTVAELISPLLWQDGKPAISVPLVA
- a CDS encoding isocitrate/isopropylmalate dehydrogenase family protein, with amino-acid sequence MSLQRKRICVLPGDGIGIEVMEAALPVIAAMNLPFDLIPADIGWECWKREGETVPAHTWEVMASCDATLLGAITSKPLAEAEAELPAELQGHQRRYISPVIQLRQNLDLYANVRPVTDMTAENRFRFVVIRENTEGLYAGLDFGGIPDALLPLLEEREALGAPWHREGQDDATVTLRLQTRSGLTRIFEYAFDYARKNNFSRVTFVDKPMVLRHSSAYARGIFEGIAQKYPEIVGAIENVDAVALWMVQRPERFGVIVAENMFGDILSDLGAGVMGGLGFAPSGNFGNSGAYFEPVHGSAPAHAGLNKANPSAMFMAIALMLEHLGYPQQANYITDAVSAVSRSAVRTYDMGGSHSTRQVGEAIIHQCVELQATSCGHQTGQTSAQGERHVSAL